The following proteins come from a genomic window of Nautilia profundicola AmH:
- a CDS encoding TRAP transporter small permease — MKILDILDKIIGLLNEFIASFGIAAGVLLAFINVVARFVFHEGIDWAFELTNYLFIWSAFFGASYCFRKECHIRVTILLDILPAKLAKFSSLLAHLITLAYLLAVAYYGYLFIFDPDFGLKASGEVSVDLNIPMWIPYIVIPIAFVTAAYRITQKTIELIKTPAEEVVTKTEHEMIIEEMELQMREVKK; from the coding sequence ATGAAAATTTTAGATATTCTTGATAAAATTATCGGACTGCTAAATGAATTTATAGCCTCCTTCGGCATAGCCGCAGGAGTGCTTTTGGCTTTTATAAACGTTGTAGCAAGATTTGTATTTCATGAAGGTATAGACTGGGCATTTGAACTTACAAATTATTTATTTATATGGTCAGCATTTTTCGGTGCAAGTTACTGCTTTAGAAAAGAATGTCATATAAGAGTTACGATACTTTTAGACATATTACCTGCAAAATTAGCAAAATTTTCTTCACTTTTGGCACACTTAATTACTTTGGCTTATTTACTCGCAGTTGCATATTACGGTTACCTGTTTATATTTGATCCGGATTTCGGGCTTAAAGCCAGCGGAGAAGTTAGTGTGGATTTAAATATTCCTATGTGGATTCCTTATATTGTAATTCCTATAGCTTTTGTAACCGCTGCATATAGAATTACTCAAAAAACAATTGAACTAATCAAAACTCCGGCAGAAGAAGTGGTAACAAAAACGGAACACGAAATGATTATTGAGGAGATGGAGTTACAAATGAGAGAGGTTAAAAAATGA